The following are from one region of the Stanieria cyanosphaera PCC 7437 genome:
- a CDS encoding EAL domain-containing protein → MIGIRQLSGLQILELIAYDYLVRFQQKDYLDPRILVVEITESDIYQQQRWPISDQTIAQLLAKLQQHQPRVIGLDLYRDIPYFPGRQALQEQLQAENVIVIQELGNTNNTVTAPSFIPKRRIGFNDLLLDADSIFRRNLMYVRLGTEEIPSFSLQLSLKYLSDRSEIELNSDSLKIDETVLNTLEADSGGYQMAATEAVGWQILLNYPSPKIAQTITLTEVLNGKFDPNLVKDKVVLIGTTAPSIKDFIYTPYRGSKGIMPGVIAHAQMVSQILRLLSNQESQFWFLPQWVESVWIWMWSIAGGVLVWRSRSVWHLGIAMIASLGSLWGICLVAFTQAGWIPFVPSALAFVITSGAVLAYRVVYSMLYDSLTGLPNRNLFTKQLKQLHQRKLNQSGGLMVVFCLDLDRFKLINDGLGYQAGDQLLITTAQRLQARLNPQNLLARVGGDEFAIAIDHVTDVEQAIDFAKQLEKQLTLPFQLNNQDTYTTVSIGIASEKIEAQFQPEDLLRSAHTAMYQAKVSGKTRHEVFATKMQEQALAYLELEADLRTAIANQEFELYYQPIVSLNSGTIVGFESLVRWHSPQRGFVSPASFIPIAEETGLIIPLGKWILQQACLQMQIWQAQFSHCQSLTISVNLSGRQFSQPNLVEQIEEILQITNLNAQSLKLEITESMVMDDVEEAIILLNRLKALGVRLSMDDFGTGFSSFSYLHRFPMDTLKVDRSFVSNMSKSVKNQAIVTTIITLAHQLEMDVVAEGIETETEMKSLQAKNCEYGQGYFFSKPVDREQATLLITKTLQ, encoded by the coding sequence TTGATAGGAATTAGACAGTTAAGTGGCTTACAAATTTTGGAATTAATTGCTTATGATTATTTAGTTCGTTTTCAACAAAAAGATTATCTTGACCCAAGAATTTTAGTAGTAGAAATTACTGAATCGGACATTTATCAACAACAAAGATGGCCTATTTCAGATCAAACAATTGCCCAACTACTAGCAAAACTACAGCAGCATCAACCCAGAGTAATCGGTTTAGATCTATATCGAGATATTCCTTATTTTCCTGGGCGTCAAGCATTACAAGAGCAACTTCAAGCAGAAAATGTAATTGTTATTCAAGAATTAGGCAACACTAATAATACTGTTACAGCACCTTCTTTTATTCCCAAACGAAGAATTGGTTTTAATGACTTGCTTTTAGATGCAGACAGCATTTTTCGACGAAATTTAATGTATGTGCGTTTAGGAACAGAAGAAATTCCTTCCTTTTCTTTACAACTAAGTCTCAAATATTTAAGCGATCGCTCTGAGATAGAATTAAACTCCGATTCTCTAAAAATTGATGAGACTGTTTTAAATACTCTAGAAGCTGATTCTGGAGGATATCAGATGGCTGCCACAGAAGCAGTTGGATGGCAAATTTTACTGAATTATCCTTCTCCCAAGATTGCTCAAACAATTACTTTGACAGAAGTACTCAATGGTAAGTTTGACCCAAATTTAGTTAAAGATAAAGTAGTTTTAATTGGCACAACTGCCCCTAGTATTAAAGACTTCATCTATACTCCTTATCGAGGAAGTAAAGGTATTATGCCTGGGGTAATTGCCCATGCTCAAATGGTTAGTCAGATTTTACGACTTTTATCGAATCAAGAATCTCAATTTTGGTTTTTACCTCAATGGGTTGAAAGTGTTTGGATTTGGATGTGGTCAATTGCAGGAGGGGTTTTAGTTTGGCGATCGCGTTCGGTTTGGCATTTAGGGATAGCGATGATTGCTAGTCTAGGGAGTTTGTGGGGAATTTGTCTAGTTGCCTTTACTCAAGCTGGTTGGATTCCTTTTGTTCCATCAGCCTTGGCTTTTGTTATTACCAGTGGTGCAGTTTTAGCCTATAGAGTAGTTTATTCGATGTTATATGATTCCCTAACTGGTTTGCCTAACCGCAATTTGTTTACCAAACAATTAAAACAACTACATCAACGAAAATTGAATCAATCAGGCGGATTGATGGTAGTTTTTTGTCTCGATCTTGATCGCTTTAAATTAATCAATGACGGTTTAGGATATCAAGCAGGCGATCAATTATTGATTACTACTGCCCAACGTCTTCAGGCGCGTTTAAATCCTCAAAATCTTTTGGCACGGGTAGGAGGAGATGAATTTGCGATCGCGATCGATCATGTTACTGATGTTGAACAAGCTATCGACTTTGCCAAGCAATTAGAAAAACAACTAACTCTACCTTTTCAATTAAATAATCAAGATACTTATACTACAGTTAGTATTGGTATTGCTAGCGAAAAAATTGAGGCTCAATTTCAACCAGAAGATTTATTGCGATCGGCTCATACAGCAATGTATCAAGCTAAAGTATCGGGCAAAACTCGTCATGAAGTTTTTGCTACCAAAATGCAAGAACAAGCGTTAGCTTATTTAGAGTTAGAAGCAGATCTGCGTACAGCAATTGCTAATCAAGAATTTGAATTATATTATCAACCAATTGTTTCTTTAAACAGTGGCACAATTGTCGGATTTGAATCTTTGGTGCGTTGGCATTCTCCTCAACGAGGTTTTGTTTCACCAGCTAGTTTTATTCCTATAGCTGAAGAAACAGGATTAATTATTCCGTTAGGAAAATGGATTCTTCAACAAGCTTGTCTGCAAATGCAAATATGGCAAGCACAATTTTCTCACTGTCAATCTTTAACAATCAGTGTGAATCTTTCTGGGCGACAATTTTCTCAACCTAATTTAGTTGAACAGATTGAAGAGATTTTACAAATAACTAATCTCAATGCTCAAAGTTTAAAACTCGAAATTACTGAAAGCATGGTAATGGATGATGTGGAAGAGGCAATTATTTTGCTGAATCGATTAAAAGCTCTTGGTGTGCGTTTGAGTATGGATGATTTTGGGACAGGTTTTTCTTCTTTTAGCTATTTACATCGATTTCCGATGGACACGCTTAAGGTAGATCGTTCTTTTGTTAGCAATATGAGTAAAAGTGTTAAAAATCAAGCAATTGTTACTACTATTATTACTCTCGCTCACCAGCTAGAAATGGATGTGGTAGCTGAAGGAATTGAAACAGAAACAGAAATGAAAAGTCTTCAAGCTAAAAATTGTGAATATGGACAAGGATACTTTTTTTCTAAACCAGTTGATAGGGAACAGGCAACACTTTTAATTACTAAAACTCTTCAGTAA
- a CDS encoding DUF928 domain-containing protein: protein MLSRQLTFLTKLTSLTLVGSFIFFNSPHLLKAEIINSSIKTKRQEKNSSRNGLPVNRIAGGSRSSCLANNHRLVALVPEENVNLTASNSPKLFFYIPATKNPYQIEFVLRNQNDELVYETSIDTNQQSGIVSISVPNSVNFKGLEVNQNYHWYLSMICDPMRRSHDLVVEGWIRRIELETAFKKQLQNSNQIKQAELYHQKGIWHDALAALAEEPDASQWSELLDSIGLEDLAQQPLIQNAHYAPWLHRDRISTYTQQ from the coding sequence ATGTTGTCTCGTCAATTAACTTTCCTTACTAAACTTACTAGCTTGACACTAGTTGGTAGTTTTATTTTTTTTAATTCTCCGCATTTACTCAAAGCAGAAATTATTAATTCTTCTATTAAGACTAAACGTCAAGAAAAAAACTCCAGTAGAAATGGTTTACCCGTCAATCGTATAGCTGGTGGAAGCCGAAGTAGTTGTCTTGCTAATAATCATCGTTTAGTTGCTTTAGTTCCAGAAGAAAACGTCAATCTTACTGCATCCAACTCTCCTAAACTTTTCTTTTATATTCCAGCAACTAAAAATCCTTATCAAATTGAGTTTGTTTTGCGCAATCAAAATGATGAACTAGTTTATGAGACATCTATAGATACTAATCAACAATCGGGTATTGTTAGCATAAGTGTACCTAATTCCGTCAATTTCAAGGGATTAGAAGTCAATCAAAATTACCATTGGTATTTATCAATGATTTGCGATCCTATGCGACGTTCTCACGATTTAGTGGTTGAGGGTTGGATTCGTCGCATTGAGCTAGAAACTGCTTTCAAAAAACAGTTGCAAAACTCTAATCAGATCAAACAAGCAGAACTATATCATCAAAAAGGTATTTGGCATGACGCTTTGGCAGCTTTAGCCGAAGAACCAGACGCTTCGCAATGGTCAGAATTACTAGATTCCATAGGATTGGAAGATTTAGCTCAACAACCTCTGATTCAAAACGCTCATTATGCGCCTTGGCTGCACCGCGATCGCATTTCAACTTATACTCAACAATAA
- a CDS encoding FTR1 family iron permease has product MDLTTALPTFVVTLREGFEAALVVGIVMACLQKAQQPQLYRWVYLGIGGGITASVAVGFFLAKTIQQMESVGGIYAPVIKESLAGIFGLVAIAMLSWMLLWMTQQAKSLKGEVEGVINQALNHQSAGKAIFLLIFIAVLREGFETVLFIVAKFQQQWTLPALGAIAGLTVATIMGILLFALGVKINIRLFFQIMGVFLLLIVGGLVLGVLKHLDATVALLSQLSTHNWCFADHESCILGAKIWDGTEFLPDQKFPGIILKSLFGYRQTLYLGQVIAYILFLVTVGGAYWQSLTNKPIFNSKKTTKLQN; this is encoded by the coding sequence ATAGATTTAACTACAGCTTTACCTACTTTTGTTGTTACTCTTAGAGAAGGCTTTGAAGCTGCTTTAGTAGTAGGAATTGTAATGGCTTGTTTACAAAAAGCTCAACAACCACAACTATATCGTTGGGTTTATTTAGGCATCGGTGGTGGGATTACTGCCAGTGTTGCAGTTGGATTTTTTTTAGCGAAGACAATTCAACAGATGGAGTCAGTCGGAGGCATTTATGCACCAGTCATCAAAGAAAGTTTAGCAGGAATATTTGGTTTAGTTGCGATCGCGATGCTTAGTTGGATGCTACTCTGGATGACTCAACAGGCAAAATCTCTCAAAGGTGAAGTAGAAGGAGTAATTAATCAAGCATTAAACCATCAAAGTGCGGGAAAAGCGATTTTTTTACTGATTTTTATTGCAGTTTTACGAGAAGGGTTTGAAACAGTTTTATTTATTGTTGCCAAATTTCAACAGCAGTGGACTTTACCTGCTTTAGGAGCGATCGCAGGTTTAACTGTAGCAACTATCATGGGAATTTTGCTTTTTGCTTTAGGAGTCAAGATTAATATTCGTTTATTTTTTCAAATAATGGGAGTTTTCTTATTATTAATTGTTGGTGGATTAGTTTTAGGAGTTCTCAAACATCTTGACGCTACTGTTGCTTTATTATCTCAGCTTTCTACTCATAACTGGTGTTTTGCTGATCATGAATCTTGTATTTTAGGTGCAAAAATTTGGGACGGGACTGAATTTTTACCCGATCAAAAATTTCCTGGCATTATTTTAAAATCTTTATTTGGTTATCGCCAAACTCTTTATTTAGGACAAGTTATTGCTTATATTTTATTTTTAGTAACTGTTGGTGGAGCTTATTGGCAAAGTTTAACCAACAAACCAATATTTAATTCTAAAAAAACAACCAAACTACAAAATTAA